In one Thermococcus sp. 2319x1 genomic region, the following are encoded:
- a CDS encoding RNA-guided pseudouridylation complex pseudouridine synthase subunit Cbf5 has product MAKEKRRERKLMLPADIKREVVVRDENAETNSKWGLPPEKRPIEMHMQFGVINLDKPPGPTSHEVVAWIKKLLNLKKAGHGGTLDPKVTGVLPVALERATRVVQALLPAGKEYVALMHLHGEVPEEKIRAVMKEFEGEIIQRPPLRSAVKRRLRTRKVYYIEIIEIDGKDILFRVGVEAGTYIRSLIHHIGLALGVGAHMAELRRTRSGPFKEDETLVTLHDLIDAYYFWKEDGIEEYFRKAIQPMEKAVEHLPKVWIRDSAVAAVTHGADLAVPGIVKLHKGIKHGDLVAIMTLKDELVALGKAMMTSGEMLQKSKGIAVDVDKVFMPRDWYPKMW; this is encoded by the coding sequence ATGGCGAAAGAAAAGAGAAGAGAGAGAAAGCTAATGCTCCCGGCTGATATTAAGAGAGAGGTTGTTGTTAGGGACGAAAACGCCGAGACCAATTCAAAATGGGGCCTTCCTCCAGAAAAAAGACCGATTGAGATGCACATGCAATTCGGGGTCATAAACCTTGACAAACCTCCCGGACCTACAAGCCATGAAGTGGTTGCATGGATTAAAAAACTTCTGAACCTTAAAAAAGCTGGTCACGGTGGAACTCTTGATCCAAAAGTTACTGGAGTTTTGCCCGTAGCTCTGGAAAGGGCCACAAGAGTTGTTCAGGCACTTTTACCGGCAGGTAAAGAGTATGTTGCTCTTATGCATCTCCACGGGGAGGTTCCAGAGGAGAAAATAAGGGCGGTTATGAAGGAGTTTGAAGGTGAGATAATTCAAAGGCCTCCTCTAAGGAGTGCCGTTAAGAGAAGACTCAGGACAAGAAAAGTTTACTACATTGAGATAATTGAAATAGATGGCAAAGATATTCTGTTTAGAGTCGGCGTTGAGGCTGGCACTTACATAAGGTCTCTCATTCATCACATTGGTCTGGCCTTGGGAGTTGGTGCTCACATGGCTGAGCTCAGAAGAACAAGAAGCGGACCGTTCAAGGAAGATGAAACCCTTGTTACCCTGCATGACCTCATAGATGCTTATTACTTCTGGAAAGAGGACGGTATTGAAGAGTACTTCAGAAAGGCAATTCAGCCGATGGAGAAAGCAGTTGAACATTTACCCAAAGTGTGGATTAGGGACTCTGCAGTTGCAGCTGTAACCCATGGAGCAGACCTTGCCGTTCCCGGAATTGTTAAGCTTCACAAGGGCATAAAGCATGGGGATCTCGTTGCGATAATGACCCTCAAGGACGAGCTTGTTGCCCTTGGAAAGGCCATGATGACAAGCGGTGAGATGCTCCAGAAGAGTAAGGGAATAGCGGTCGATGTCGACAAGGTCTTCATGCCGAGGGACTGGTACCCGAAGATGTGGTAG
- a CDS encoding lipopolysaccharide assembly protein LapB, producing the protein MIKGYLDKLGDDIPKKDVDGDIYCKGYLLLCLGDVEKGERYLKMLFEKDPKNLKVINKLLNVYILQKDFEKCNLLLNRVFKEYIKHDIPPFLFAKYLRILILHNKISEAIAFKKQLQEVFQSSMYLAKYKDSVWKLYFELGNLESYIGQYEKAIASYLKALSSLPPTSDFIRAKLLYLIALSYYSLEDYNSAITYLKKSIALSPNYSKSYVLLGIIYLKDNKLDTAHKYLHYALKLNPADKQALKYLNFLKNNKQEV; encoded by the coding sequence GTGATTAAAGGGTACCTAGATAAGTTGGGAGATGATATACCAAAAAAAGACGTTGATGGGGATATATATTGCAAAGGATATTTATTATTATGTCTGGGTGATGTAGAGAAAGGAGAAAGATACCTTAAAATGTTGTTTGAAAAAGATCCAAAAAATTTAAAAGTAATTAATAAATTACTTAATGTCTATATTCTACAAAAAGATTTTGAGAAATGTAATCTACTTCTAAACAGAGTTTTTAAGGAATATATAAAACATGATATTCCACCATTTCTCTTTGCTAAATATCTCAGAATCCTAATATTGCACAACAAAATAAGTGAAGCTATAGCTTTTAAGAAGCAACTCCAAGAAGTTTTTCAATCTTCTATGTATTTAGCTAAATATAAGGATAGTGTATGGAAACTTTATTTTGAACTAGGTAATTTAGAATCTTACATAGGACAATATGAAAAGGCTATTGCGTCTTATCTCAAGGCTTTGTCCTCGTTACCTCCTACTTCAGATTTTATTCGGGCTAAATTATTATACTTAATTGCATTATCCTATTATTCCCTTGAGGACTACAATAGCGCTATAACATATTTGAAAAAGTCAATAGCTCTAAGTCCAAACTACTCAAAATCTTATGTTCTCTTAGGAATAATATACCTAAAGGATAATAAATTAGATACAGCTCACAAATACCTCCATTATGCTTTGAAACTCAATCCTGCTGATAAACAAGCTTTGAAATATCTCAACTTTTTAAAGAATAATAAGCAGGAGGTTTAG
- a CDS encoding 50S ribosomal protein L14e has translation MPAIDVGRLAVVIAGRRAGQKVVVVDIIDKNFVLVTGAGLNKVKRRRMNIKHLEPLPEKVNIERGADDEAVKQALEKAGISLE, from the coding sequence ATGCCAGCAATCGATGTTGGAAGGTTGGCCGTAGTTATTGCCGGAAGAAGGGCTGGACAAAAGGTAGTTGTTGTTGACATAATCGACAAGAACTTCGTCCTCGTTACCGGCGCTGGATTAAACAAGGTGAAGAGAAGAAGAATGAACATCAAGCACCTTGAGCCTCTCCCAGAGAAGGTTAACATTGAGAGAGGCGCCGACGACGAGGCTGTTAAGCAAGCTTTGGAAAAAGCGGGAATAAGTTTAGAGTGA
- the cmk gene encoding (d)CMP kinase, producing MPKGCLVITVGGLAGSGTTTLCRNLAKHYGFKHVYAGLIFRQMAKEMGMSLQEFQKYAEMHPEIDREVDRRQVEAAKECNVVIEGRLAGWMVKNADLKIWLDAPIQVRAQRVAKREGISVEEAFMQIAEREMQNRKRYLNLYGIDINDLSVYDLVINTANWGPDGVFAIVKAAIDHLYPDGDTGK from the coding sequence ATGCCCAAGGGATGTCTAGTGATTACAGTGGGCGGATTGGCAGGAAGTGGTACTACAACCCTTTGCAGAAATCTGGCAAAGCATTATGGATTTAAGCATGTCTACGCTGGCCTAATATTTCGGCAGATGGCAAAAGAGATGGGTATGTCCCTTCAGGAATTCCAGAAGTATGCTGAAATGCACCCAGAAATAGATAGAGAAGTTGACAGGAGACAAGTAGAGGCGGCAAAAGAATGCAACGTGGTTATTGAGGGTCGTTTGGCTGGATGGATGGTAAAAAATGCTGATTTAAAGATATGGCTTGATGCACCGATCCAAGTAAGGGCTCAGCGTGTGGCAAAGAGAGAGGGCATAAGTGTTGAGGAAGCCTTTATGCAGATTGCCGAGAGGGAAATGCAGAATAGGAAAAGATATTTAAACCTATACGGGATTGACATTAACGATCTCTCAGTTTATGATTTGGTTATTAACACTGCCAATTGGGGTCCCGATGGGGTCTTCGCCATTGTGAAGGCCGCCATCGACCACCTGTACCCCGATGGCGACACGGGGAAATAA
- a CDS encoding radical SAM/SPASM domain-containing protein yields the protein MKTNKYLVQIPVEEGNYIILDTLHGKIYKLKRNEYYYLLNPENSSCSDTIHDLLKNKLLYRSEDEFNKDVERAYLDFIRKEKSLPLHYMVIPTYYCNLTCTYCYEKGIKKDPEFISEKALSKLFHAINLIEAAKKSNVKSILTIFGGEPLLPIKREFDIIAQIVKESREQNLALNVVSNGVGIPHYLSLLKEFNSIQITFDGDKSTHDKYRIFPNGKGTFDIIINNLCSLLDEISTKTHIALRIHVHRGKENSVYNLYCYLKEIGILKRKNVHLYVMSVYNYLDQSLLTEGIKNELESLLYLVRNFPSMIKEVIITGHSFAMSLNYLINKNNVYFPKFRHCEANINQYVFDLYGDIYPCDVVVGIKEFSVGKFIPNLQFYDSFKKWRETCILTLPCKECSYALLCGGGCTALRLLRDEKLRNRTCSYITKEILELYKDLTLEFLKIRIGDNL from the coding sequence ATGAAGACTAATAAGTACTTGGTTCAGATTCCCGTAGAGGAAGGGAATTACATTATATTGGATACGTTACATGGCAAGATATACAAGCTAAAGAGAAATGAATACTATTATCTACTCAATCCTGAAAACTCAAGTTGTAGTGATACTATACATGATTTGTTAAAAAATAAGTTGTTATACCGTTCGGAAGATGAGTTTAATAAAGACGTTGAGAGAGCATATTTAGATTTCATAAGAAAGGAGAAATCATTACCACTTCATTATATGGTAATCCCAACATATTATTGTAATTTAACGTGTACATATTGCTATGAAAAGGGCATCAAAAAAGATCCTGAATTTATTTCTGAAAAAGCTTTATCGAAATTATTTCATGCAATAAACCTAATAGAAGCTGCAAAGAAATCAAATGTAAAGTCTATATTAACAATATTCGGGGGTGAACCACTACTTCCAATTAAAAGAGAATTTGATATTATTGCTCAAATAGTAAAAGAAAGCAGAGAACAAAATTTAGCTCTTAATGTTGTAAGTAATGGTGTTGGAATACCACATTATCTTTCATTACTTAAAGAATTTAATTCAATTCAGATTACATTTGATGGAGATAAGAGCACTCATGATAAATATAGAATATTCCCAAATGGAAAGGGGACTTTTGATATTATAATAAATAATCTATGCTCTCTACTTGATGAGATAAGCACTAAGACACATATAGCGTTAAGAATTCATGTTCATCGAGGAAAAGAGAACTCAGTGTATAATTTATACTGTTATTTAAAAGAGATTGGTATTCTCAAGAGAAAAAACGTTCACTTGTATGTTATGTCAGTGTATAACTACCTTGATCAATCTTTATTAACCGAAGGTATAAAAAATGAATTGGAATCTCTATTGTACCTTGTTAGGAACTTCCCCTCGATGATTAAAGAGGTAATAATTACTGGCCATTCATTTGCAATGTCATTAAATTACTTAATCAATAAAAATAACGTATACTTCCCCAAATTTAGACATTGTGAAGCTAATATAAACCAATATGTTTTCGATCTATATGGCGATATATATCCTTGTGATGTGGTAGTAGGCATAAAGGAATTTTCTGTTGGGAAATTTATTCCAAATTTGCAATTTTATGATTCATTTAAAAAATGGAGAGAAACCTGTATATTAACTCTGCCTTGTAAAGAATGTTCATATGCACTACTTTGTGGAGGGGGGTGTACTGCATTGAGATTATTAAGAGATGAGAAATTGCGCAACAGAACGTGCTCTTATATTACTAAAGAAATTTTAGAATTATATAAAGATCTTACACTGGAATTTTTAAAGATCCGGATAGGTGATAATTTATGA
- a CDS encoding ABC transporter permease has translation MLGQTLILIERELLSYKRSVGFMIASFLSPLMYLFVFGYTLNKGMPSINGVSYLNYILPGIIMLVVIYSSLNSATRVFIERKSHALLDLLSLPMNKSLVPFVKILIHSLLSAFNALMFLLLAKLTICSELYLSIDNIPVLFLAIFSSSFAVGIFMMGIAASLREEQSFNSLTSLFLLPMIFISTAYYPVSLMPAVLKTLARINPISFGADLIRNILFGIEIPISEMISFVVFSIVGISLLHRSFGKYFK, from the coding sequence ATGTTGGGGCAAACATTAATATTAATTGAAAGAGAACTTCTAAGCTACAAAAGAAGTGTAGGTTTTATGATAGCGTCCTTTTTGTCCCCTCTTATGTACCTTTTTGTTTTTGGATATACTCTGAATAAGGGCATGCCATCCATAAATGGGGTATCTTATTTAAATTATATATTGCCCGGAATAATAATGTTAGTTGTAATATACTCATCACTGAACTCTGCTACTAGAGTATTTATAGAACGAAAATCTCACGCTTTACTTGACCTTCTTTCACTTCCTATGAATAAATCGCTTGTACCTTTTGTAAAAATACTGATTCATTCATTACTTTCAGCTTTTAACGCATTAATGTTCCTATTACTTGCAAAATTAACAATATGTTCTGAGTTATATCTATCAATTGATAATATTCCAGTTTTATTTTTAGCAATTTTTTCTAGCAGTTTTGCGGTAGGAATATTTATGATGGGGATTGCAGCAAGTTTGAGGGAAGAACAAAGCTTTAACTCATTAACTTCATTATTCCTTTTGCCGATGATATTTATAAGTACCGCATATTATCCGGTAAGCTTAATGCCAGCTGTTCTCAAAACATTAGCAAGAATTAATCCAATTTCATTTGGTGCGGATTTAATTAGGAATATATTATTTGGGATAGAAATTCCTATTTCTGAAATGATATCTTTTGTTGTGTTTTCGATAGTAGGGATTAGCCTATTACACCGTAGTTTTGGCAAATATTTCAAATAA
- a CDS encoding ABC transporter ATP-binding protein, protein MNAAVEVSNLVVGYKKTEILKGISFNIDEGTIVGYLGPNGAGKTTTILTLLGILKPWSGYVKIFGMNVLKKSTEAKQLIAVAHQEATGDPFLTVEENIYLYQRLRGIPKKRAKIKTEEYIKSFNLEEHRRKLFLELSPGLAKKVQVARCLASVTESTRLIILDEPTAGSDPSFKLKLWNIIKTLKEDGKTIILTTHNMEDVENLCDKIIFIKNGKIIFDGALSDLKSNFRIDRLYRIKCGFPKQFLQKVKVLGFNVTRVENNEIYFETPTQYKISELASLFEECIVEEIGYAGKDLNEIFVELVEGEK, encoded by the coding sequence ATGAACGCTGCTGTAGAAGTCTCTAATTTAGTAGTAGGGTACAAAAAGACAGAGATTCTAAAGGGGATAAGTTTCAATATAGACGAGGGTACAATAGTTGGGTATTTGGGTCCCAATGGTGCAGGTAAAACTACAACAATATTGACATTATTAGGAATTCTAAAACCCTGGAGCGGATACGTTAAAATATTTGGAATGAATGTATTGAAAAAGAGTACTGAAGCTAAGCAACTTATTGCTGTTGCTCATCAAGAAGCTACGGGAGATCCCTTTTTAACTGTTGAAGAAAATATTTATCTATACCAACGTCTTAGGGGGATACCTAAAAAAAGAGCAAAGATAAAAACTGAAGAATATATTAAGTCATTCAATCTTGAGGAACATAGAAGAAAATTGTTCTTGGAGCTAAGCCCAGGTCTAGCAAAGAAAGTTCAAGTGGCAAGATGTCTTGCTAGTGTAACAGAAAGTACGAGGCTTATCATCTTAGACGAGCCTACTGCTGGAAGTGATCCAAGTTTTAAACTAAAACTTTGGAATATAATAAAGACGCTAAAAGAGGATGGGAAGACGATTATACTCACTACTCATAATATGGAAGATGTTGAAAATTTATGTGATAAAATAATTTTTATAAAAAATGGAAAAATTATTTTTGATGGGGCGTTATCTGATCTAAAGAGTAACTTCAGAATAGATCGGCTGTATAGAATTAAGTGTGGTTTTCCTAAACAATTCCTTCAAAAGGTCAAAGTTCTTGGATTTAACGTGACAAGAGTGGAGAATAATGAAATTTATTTTGAGACGCCCACACAATATAAAATCTCTGAACTAGCATCTCTATTTGAAGAATGTATAGTAGAGGAAATAGGATATGCTGGAAAGGATTTGAATGAAATATTTGTAGAATTGGTGGAGGGAGAAAAGTGA
- a CDS encoding B12-binding domain-containing radical SAM protein, with the protein MPDITLINVVSSSSKPQTPLGILYLAGTLEKYNFDVDVIDYQYIFYKHKWGYKHLGETIANIDSKIVGIGCMTDSLPWVMLATKYAKSITPEKIIILGGPGPSEVCYNLLSTYDSVDIVCIGEGEYTLLELMRTIGNGISYTPRDLLNIKGIAFKHGDRVIVTPKRERIQDLDALPFPAYHLINLKKYYQVTVDTSRGCPFRCTFCDVAPLWGRKVIYKGVSRVIEELKLLNENYGVKNIHFTDDTFTLNKQRVLSITEQIQKSDLDIQYACFGRVNLVDNNVLTSLMDSGCKGIFYGIESGSNRILRLINKGFTIGKAIEVVINSLDYIKNVTASFIWGYPFEDFEDFLKTFYAITYLDYFGVQTRFSRLAPLPMSELRKKYENDIIKPLYFNIYSHTILSTQDLPQEIVEEILKHPPIYVSFYWFNTPNLQEKLNFIDNYYKLMG; encoded by the coding sequence ATGCCCGATATTACTTTAATAAATGTAGTTTCATCATCGTCTAAACCTCAAACTCCGCTTGGAATTTTATATCTGGCTGGTACTCTTGAGAAATATAATTTTGATGTTGATGTTATTGATTACCAATATATTTTTTATAAACACAAATGGGGGTATAAACATCTTGGTGAGACTATAGCTAACATTGACTCGAAGATAGTTGGTATTGGATGTATGACGGACTCACTGCCATGGGTCATGCTAGCTACCAAATATGCAAAATCTATTACTCCAGAAAAGATTATAATACTTGGGGGGCCTGGTCCATCAGAGGTGTGTTACAATCTGCTTAGCACATACGACAGTGTAGATATCGTCTGTATTGGAGAAGGGGAATACACTCTACTTGAGTTAATGAGGACTATAGGAAATGGTATTTCATATACTCCTAGGGATTTGCTTAATATAAAAGGGATTGCATTTAAGCATGGAGATAGGGTTATAGTAACCCCAAAAAGAGAAAGGATTCAGGACTTAGATGCTTTGCCATTTCCAGCTTATCATCTTATAAACCTTAAAAAATATTATCAAGTCACTGTAGACACATCTCGTGGATGTCCATTTAGATGCACTTTTTGTGATGTGGCTCCCTTATGGGGTCGGAAAGTTATCTATAAAGGAGTTTCAAGGGTTATTGAGGAGTTAAAACTATTGAATGAAAATTATGGGGTAAAGAACATTCATTTTACGGATGATACATTTACATTGAATAAACAAAGAGTTCTTTCAATTACTGAGCAAATACAGAAATCAGACTTGGACATACAATATGCCTGCTTCGGTAGAGTAAACTTAGTAGATAATAATGTTCTTACTTCATTGATGGATTCTGGATGTAAGGGGATATTTTATGGTATTGAATCAGGGAGTAATAGGATATTACGTTTAATAAATAAAGGTTTTACAATAGGCAAAGCTATAGAGGTAGTAATAAACTCGTTAGATTATATTAAAAATGTTACTGCTTCATTCATTTGGGGATATCCATTTGAAGACTTCGAGGATTTCCTGAAAACTTTTTATGCAATAACATATTTGGATTATTTTGGGGTACAAACTAGATTTTCACGATTAGCACCTTTACCAATGTCAGAACTGCGGAAAAAATATGAGAACGACATAATAAAACCATTATACTTTAACATATATTCGCACACTATATTATCAACTCAAGACTTACCTCAAGAAATTGTTGAGGAAATTTTAAAACATCCTCCAATATACGTCTCGTTTTATTGGTTCAATACTCCCAATTTGCAAGAAAAACTGAATTTCATAGATAACTATTACAAGCTTATGGGGTAA